ttcaaatcttaatattagttcatctcttgttttgaatatttaatcttaattataatactatccaccataaattttattttcaaagagtaaaagattgaaatgacatttcacttttagatctttatgtttgtagaatcattagtggtattgactcttaccaaccatttttttttctctttgtcacaaatttatattcttaaatattttcttatttgttgtttaataattgggtattttttaatattacacaaaaaaatgattaaaaaaatattatttgagtagaaaaataattcaaatataatgtaaaaatatattattgtggggatatttttttctttcaattttaactctttatgcattctatttaatattacttttattttttcttcttattgGACATTATGtagtggtaatgtattgccaatacggaggattcttatgaaaataattttattaaaccttcatacatattttaaataagaatttaatagacaaaattttattaattttaattattaaaaattagcatagaagatattgtagtccaaaaaataggttattacAGTTATGTtatttccctatgagttcttccgtttaatattttagggcaattttgatatattaatattgtatttatgcgtttataataatatatgctctcatttttctaaatgaatttggacaatataatacattctcaaattaaattagtaataggacattataatacgttttcaaattaaattggtaatagaaatttttaagatgtatatcctaaaagtaatatgattacatgactaaatatatttacttgttcaattttatatggaTTAGACAAcccgaaaataattatactaataggattcctaaaggtaattaTGTAGGATttctaacgtgtagtattatgtcctaaaactaataggattataaggctaatatctagaatttcgatcatgtccttttattatgagttattatgcttaaaattataaggttatttttgtaaaccgacattgtattcatgcttttataataatatagattaatCTCTTTAATAGATTTAATTTgtcgtaaaatatttaattttaaaaaaaagaacaagaagTCATTTATTACACTGTTTCAATTAGTGGAATATTGATTAAATGAAATATTTTATGTTTAAGGTGATAAAGAATAAGATTgacaaatatataatatattgcTATTAAATGTTTGCTTTAGGTAATTTGAACTTTGTATTGTTTCATATCACAAGCAGAACATAGTGCCTTCATGATACCCTATAGTTCTATAATCCTGTGGCCCTTATCTATTGACACTTGGAATAATAGATGAAAGataactttatttttttaaagttgcAGTTTTGTTTCATATACAGAATTCTGGCACTTCGTTCCAAGCTCTGTCAAtagattttttttcaaaagtttaATTAAGGTAGTGTTTGAAAATAAATTTGgttgaaattaattttttttttttaatttatgttgaaaaataattttggaagttaaagttgtatttggacatgcattttatttagaaaaacttgaagttttgtgagtggaagaaaatttcacccaaaaattatcttaaaccaatttttgagaagttgataaaaaaaaatcagttttttttttcaaaatcatattCCATGAATAAACATTGTttttaaacctttttttttttttttgaaaaagaatgccaaaatctatggccaaaacGGAAGTTAAGTTTTGTTGTTTTATAAGCCAAGAAAGCCAAGGTAGCATAGAacaaaaaatcatcaaaactctcgTCCCATTTGACTGGGATAAGAGGGAAGTTTTATGATTGTATGATGTGTTCTACTTCTGATCTATTGTTTTTTACACATCTCTAAAATACAAAGCTGGTCAAAATACTAAAGAAGATTGTGCTGAAAAAACTAAAGAAGTTATCACAACCGAGTTGGTAAGCCGTATTAAGTGCAAGACCTCAGAGAGTGTACATTCACCTGCCTTTCCTATTCCACAATCCACATGAACCAAGATGACTAGTGAATGCTAAATAGTAAATAGTAGGCTCTCCTTTGCCCATATCTAATTTAGGAATAGTAGTACCACAAAAGGTAGATTAGTCAAACTACACATCTTTCCTTTCATGTCTACTCTTTATTTCCAGGATCAGATGCTGTGATTTGAAGAGAAGGGATTCAGTTTATACCAAAATGTCCCTCAACTAAAGAACATTATCCCATGAGCACAATCTTTTGAAGAAACTGATGAAGCATATTAGCCATAAATCGATGAATAGCTGATGTTCAAGGCAAATGAAAGGTTACTATAGAACGACTAAATATCAAAGAGTAGATTGTAATATGAACGTTCAAATCACTTTACCCACTCATCTAATCAAAGTGTAAGCTGTCAAACTGTTACCGGAAGCACCGCATTCTAGCCATACCAGAAACTTGGTGTCAAAAGCTAAGACTTCAGTTTACCAAAGTCTTAAACGATCAAAAGAACCACTCGATAGAATGGCTCAAGGCTTTTTGGTTTAGACAAGGAAGCCCAACCTAAACAGCAGCTAGTAACAGCCATAAGAGATTGTGAAACATCTTGGTACAACTATATTAGATTAATTATATCAGCTAAACCAATAACTATTTTCGAATGATATGGCTTGTTAAGTTGTCAGTCTCATCTAACCCTGTATGGAAATAATATTAACGTTTCATGAGATTGGATAAGTTTCTATTATATAGCATAGTTGAAACCACAATGAGATCAAGTTCAACCGTGAGAAAAATTACTGCTGTCTTATACTAAGGAACATTCACCTGGAAAGAACATCTCACTTCAAACAAATGTTAGACAGAAGTCAAAATACTTAGGGAAACAGGCTTCATGAGTTTTCAAAATCTACAGACTAACATGATACCGCAACCATTTACTGACTTACTGCTTCTTCAGAAGCAGGGGTCCAACGTTATCTCCAGTCGCCTTATTGTGCTTCACGTGGCTTCCATCACATAGAGGAAAAGTCCCAGACCTCCAACACCTGCACCCAAAAATCAGCCACTTACTAAAACTACCAACTAAATTCAATTCAGTTCCAAGCGTTATTCTATTCCAAGATTCTAGCAAGGAAATCTGCACAATAATAAAAAGGGGGAAAACTATGGCTTTGTTTTCCAGTTCAATGATCAGTTACTGTTATCATGTAGATAATAAGTGGTGCTTCTATATCCTGTTCTCTAACCAATTAAAGGGAAAAAGGAGAGGGAGTAGGGAGAGAAGGCCTTCTTTCAGCATCACGTCACTCACATGAACCTCTTATCCATTCTCAATCAATGAAGGCGGTGAAACAAATCCAACTAGAGAAACTCACATTGAACTTAACTCGAACTCGTGACGCTCGCCAAGTTTTATCCCTCTCTCCCCATTGAAAGCACTGACTAATCCCAAGTCAAAAGTTGAAGAAACTCACGTTTATTTGGTTCTCGGACAAATTATCCATAACTTTGTGTTCGTCACACGAATCTTTAGTTGATTAAAATCTAGATATAGGGTATACAATTTAGAACATGCGTTTGGTTTTTAAATTggacaaaataatttttcaataATATCTTTGGGTTATATTTTATCACTTCATATAATCTCTATATGGCATTTCATATGTGATTAAACACAATTAACGTAATACAACTAGTAAATTACAGTGAGAATTACTGCATAATTTGTGCAGGTAGTATCAGAAACTAAAATGAACAAATTCCTGTTCCTATCAATGTACAAGAGCCGCCATTACAAAAggaattttcaaataaaataagattgaagaaaaatgaaaaggttATTATTGGAAATAAAAGGCCGTAAAACATTGTCGATTGACCCATCCCTCTTTGTGCCTTGTCCCTGTGCGCAGCGATATATGTATTCACTTGTCAACAGATTATTTAAATCCCTAGTGCTTCAGCTAACTTTTACTGGAATATTAAAATATTGCAGGCTGCTGACAATTTTGTTTCCACAGTACAAAAAGTGAAAGGGCTTTGACTCTTTATAAGTataaatataacaataataacataaacaagaatgaatatatatatatatatatatatatatatatatatatatatatatatatatatatatatataaattaatagaAGAACCTGCAGTAAGCAGTAAGAGGCTTAGAGAGTTCAGTGACAACAACAGAATCCACCACTTTGGCTTCGTCCTTCTTAATATCTGGGTTTATAGCTTCAGCCCGAACCACCACCATCCGCCTGGGCCTCGCCGTAAACGAAGATAATGCGCCGCCGCATGAGAACCCAGCTTGAATCATGCTTATAGCCGACGCCATTGTCaatttttggttttatttttttttctcggGGGCGCTCTGTGGTTTCAGGTTGGTGAAAATCAGAACGAAAGTATATATATGAAGTATAAAGAGAAGAGAAAGGGTGAAGGGGGTGACAAACGTGCGGCGACCACAGTCCTCTTTGTGATGTTCATAAATCGAGTGGAACTTACCATATCCACGTCCTTCTTTTACGTCCAAATTTTGTGATTTCTATTGAAGGGAGAATACCGAAATTAAAATGGAAATTTGCTTTGTAAAATTTTCAATCTCACCAAAATAAtttcttgcttctattaccttTTTAACATGTCCACAttgacaaaattttaaaaataatactcTTGTTATTAGGGTCGTTTGATTTAGGGACTATTTATACATTGAATTATAACGTATGAATtgttattaataataaaatcacgtTCAAATATAATTATGACAATTGTCGGACACCAAATTTTAGGCCGGCTACTAATTTGAGCCACAAGTGATGTGAGTGTTGCAAATTTGAATGAAAGCTATCTAATATTATCTcaaaaactaattatataatacTAACTTTTTGGCACTATATATGGTTCTAAGGTGGGAGGGGAAGGAAAGATGCGTGGTATACTTATCTTCGCTGGAATGTAAATGAACCTCTTTTCCTCTTATTTGGCAAGAGAGTGTTATTACGTGCAATAGTTAAACTTCATCCTTTTTGGTTGAAATGTAAAGCAAGATGGAAGATAAGCCTACTGTTGATACTTTACAAGTTTACACGGAAACCCTTTTTAAAGGGTATACAGAATTTTAAGCAACAAGAGTGTTCAAATTAGTTTTGACACAAGTGAAATGAAAGCAAAAGATTTACACTTTTTTGAGAAAACCTTGTTCATTTTTGTCATACTTCAGAGGGGCGTTTACTTTAGTTTGACAATCAAGTACTAAACCTCTACCACTTTGTCAATTACTTTGAAGTATGACCGTTTAAATTTACTTGACAATTTGCTGTTACAAGaagtggtggcaaaatggttaaaagaaaacagttaaccacccttattatccactaaaaaatgagttgaataatgaaaattttaaaaacaggtcaaatatggataaaaatcataatatccatttagaaaatggataacctaTGGGTAAccaatgggtttaacttttacatttgtaaaacctcaaatttggggttcctcaagtttgggagactaggaattttttcaaaagtgatcatattctaGAAGTCATCCtccggttaacccgttttttatccgtattaaatatggatcgagtcggataatttatccattttttcatTACATGTTTTCGATCCGAACCATATCTCACCCGACTCGTCCGATTGCCCCTCCGAGTTACAAGGATTGTCAAAGATAGCAACAAAGTAAATCTCCAAAAAAGTAAGCACTCCCAATCACCTTTGATTGAAAAGGAATTAGACAGGGAAGACAAAAACTTTAGAAACAAGACATAAAATTACGAGCAGATTAGGTTTGAGTGTTTCTTTGTCCCATTTGGCTTGTTTTTATATAGGACATTTTTTCCAACTACTAATACATAGACCAAATCTATGCTAAGATCATCCGGTGGTTCAAAAGAGTACGGGGCCTAAAGCTGAATCGTTATTAATGGTCTTTGGAGTCAAAGATGTTAATTATATTTTACAGTTAACTTCTTCTAATATTTTCTTCCTAATTGATAATATAGCAAATATATTTAATCATTCTTGAGATATTAATATTGTTGATTGATCTTACgtaaatttttattaattttactttCGAAAAACATATTTCTGTTGGGGAAAATGTCTTTATTTTTCTATTAACAATATTATATAGGCATGTGAAAGAAGACttaaatctttttatttcattgagTATATCAATTAGAGTATTATCTTCTGCTTTATAGTATTTTTATTACAAAGTAAGTCAAAAAAATCAATATGGAGCTAATTAGCTCAAAGTATGTGTTACAAAAGCCATTGTAAAGTAAAAATTAATCCAAATTGAAGAGAACAAggggaatgaagaagaaaatcaTTTAAGTGCATGCCATTCATCTGTTATAGCTTAACCAAATTCTcccaaaaaaaaataacaataatatttggAACTATGCCATAATGATTATTGTTATAACAAATGATTGATCAAAGGATTTACCTACCATTATAAAGAATTATAGGAGTAAAAAtagtttgaaattttttttgttATGTGTGTCCATTGAGCAGAGTTACTCAAGAAATTCGCACTTGACCTTTTTAGTTCATTACCTTGATTGAATAGTATGTCGAACATAAGTCTAAAATTTTGATATGAGATACGTTTGGAAC
This DNA window, taken from Nicotiana tabacum cultivar K326 chromosome 4, ASM71507v2, whole genome shotgun sequence, encodes the following:
- the LOC107790463 gene encoding CDGSH iron-sulfur domain-containing protein NEET; translated protein: MASAISMIQAGFSCGGALSSFTARPRRMVVVRAEAINPDIKKDEAKVVDSVVVTELSKPLTAYCRCWRSGTFPLCDGSHVKHNKATGDNVGPLLLKKQ